A single window of Pyrus communis chromosome 10, drPyrComm1.1, whole genome shotgun sequence DNA harbors:
- the LOC137748704 gene encoding ADP-ribosylation factor 2-like codes for MGMAISRLVKILFARKEMRILMVGLDAAGKTTILYKLKLGEVVTTIPTIGFNVETVEYKNVSFTVWDVGGQDKIRPLWRHYFQNTQGLIFVLDSNDRDRVLEARDELHRMLSEDELRDATLLVFANKQDLPNAMNVSEITDKLGLHSLRQRRWYIQAASATSGQGLYEGLDWLSSNISNKP; via the exons ATGGGCATGGCAATCTCAAGGCTGGTGAAGATCCTCTTTGCAAGGAAAGAGATGAGAATACTAATGGTGGGTCTCGACGCTGCCGGAAAAACCACCATCCTCTACAAGCTCAAACTTGGAGAGGTTGTCACTACCATACCCACAATTG GGTTTAATGTGGAAACTGTTGAATACAAAAATGTGAGCTTCACTGTTTGGGATGTCGGAGGACAAGACAAG ATTCGACCGCTATGGAGACATTATTTTCAGAACACTCAAGGTCTTATCTTTGTGCTGGATAGCAATGACAGAGACAGAGTTTTGGAAGCAAGAGATGAGCTCCATCGAATGCTCAGTGAG GATGAACTCCGTGACGCAACACTGCTTGTATTTGCCAACAAGCAAGATCTTCCGAATGCCATGAATGTCTCTGAGATCACTGATAAGCTTGGCCTGCATTCACTCCGGCAACGCAGATG GTACATTCAGGCTGCTAGTGCCACCTCCGGCCAAGGACTCTACGAGGGCCTCGATTGGCTATCCAGCAACATCTCAAACAAGCCATGA
- the LOC137747234 gene encoding probable LRR receptor-like serine/threonine-protein kinase At4g37250: protein MSSQSLHFFLCFLLLLSVQSFGLDTDGLLLLSFKFSILRDPQSVLATWNSYDETPCSWRGVVCAPQPRNSSENYQRVVSLNLPNSQLLGSIPANLGMIEHLQSLDLSNNSLNGSLPLSLFNATELRVLDLSYNLISGELPDMVSQLTNLQSLNLSDNALAGKLPTNLSSLHSLTIISLKDNYFSGGLPSGFESVQVLDLSSNLINGSLPSDFGGNSLSYFNVSHNGLSGKIPPQFSEKIPGNAKTDLSFNNLTGEVPETQVFLNQETGSFTGNPDLCGPPTKNPCPIPSSPSSSPNASSPKSPPAFAAIPRNPETSSRRSKNGHSQQSQTGLRPAAIVGIVAGDIAGIGILALVFLYIYRLKKKKSTKAEITAKLKKEANTNSTPVVNDWSSSSSESKGFTRWSCLRKRGEDEDSSDTTASDSEEHQTAQNPQKGNESKRQQEQEQSKGGTLVTVDGAKELELETLLKASAYILGATGSSIMYKAVLEDGSSLAVRRIGEQSVDRFKDFENQIKLVAKLVHPNLVRIRGFYWGVDEKLIIYDFVPNGSLANARYRKVGSSPCHLPWEARLKIAKGVARGLAYLHEKKHVHGNLKPTNILLDTDMEPRIGDFGLERLLSGDTSYKIGSSIRNFGSKRSTASRDSFQDFALGPSPGPSPSPSSMGTSPYHCPESLRSLKPNPKWDVYSFGVILLELLTGKVVVVDEAVQGPGLVGVDDSGRAFRMADMAIRGELEGKEEALLSCFKLGYNCASPVPQKRPPMKEALQVLEKFPSSASSSYYYAL, encoded by the exons ATGAGCTCCCAAAGCCTCCATTTTTTTCtatgctttcttcttctcctctccGTCCAATCTTTTGGTCTCGACACAGATGGACTTCTGTTACTTTCTTTCAAGTTCTCTATCCTCCGTGACCCTCAGTCCGTTCTTGCCACCTGGAATTCGTACGACGAGACGCCATGTTCATGGAGAGGCGTCGTTTGCGCCCCGCAGCCGAGGAACTCGTCGGAAAACTACCAACGAGTGGTAAGCTTGAATCTTCCCAACTCTCAGCTTCTGGGTTCGATCCCTGCCAACCTTGGCATGATCGAACACCTTCAAAGTCTCGATCTTTCCAACAATTCCCTCAACGGTTCACTCCCACTGTCGCTCTTCAACGCCACGGAGCTTCGGGTTCTTGATTTGTCGTACAATTTGATCTCCGGGGAGCTGCCGGACATGGTGTCTCAGCTGACCAACCTCCAGAGTCTCAACCTCTCCGACAATGCCTTGGCGGGAAAATTGCCCACCAATCTGTCTTCTCTGCACTCTCTAACGATCATTTCTTTGAAGGATAATTACTTCTCAGGCGGTCTTCCGAGCGGGTTCGAATCCGTTCAGGTTTTGGATCTGTCTTCGAATCTGATCAACGGCTCTCTGCCGTCTGATTTTGGCGGCAACAGTCTGAGTTACTTCAACGTCTCCCACAACGGACTTTCCGGGAAAATCCCGCCTCAATTTTCCGAGAAAATTCCAGGTAACGCCAAAACCGACCTATCTTTCAACAATCTTACCGGCGAAGTCCCGGAAACTCAGGTGTTCTTGAACCAAGAAACTGGGTCTTTTACCGGCAATCCTGATCTGTGTGGCCCACCGACCAAGAACCCATGCCCGattccttcttctccttcctcttcacCCAACGCTTCGTCTCCGAAATCTCCCCCGGCATTTGCTGCAATTCCCAGGAACCCAGAGACCAGTTCGCGGAGATCGAAAAATGGGCATTCGCAACAAAGCCAGACCGGTCTCAGACCAGCCGCCATTGTCGGAATAGTCGCCGGCGACATAGCCGGAATCGGAATCCTCGCTCTCGTTTTCCTGTATATATAcagattgaagaagaagaagagcacgAAGGCCGAGATCACAGCAAAGCTCAAGAAAGAAGCTAATACAAATTCAACGCCGGTAGTCAATGACTGGTCGTCTTCCTCGTCGGAATCGAAAGGGTTCACCAGATGGTCGTGCCTGAGAAAGAGAGGCGAAGACGAAGACAGCTCCGACACCACAGCCTCCGATTCCGAAGAACATCAGACAGCGCAGAATCCGCAAAAGGGTAACGAAAGCAAACGGCAGCAAGAGCAGGAACAGAGCAAAGGCGGGACCTTGGTGACCGTCGACGGCGCAAAGGAGCTAGAACTCGAGACGCTGCTCAAAGCCTCGGCGTACATTCTGGGCGCCACCGGTTCGAGCATAATGTACAAGGCGGTGCTCGAAGACGGAAGCTCGTTGGCGGTTCGGAGGATCGGGGAGCAGAGTGTGGACCGGTTCAAGGATTTCGAGAACCAAATCAAGCTTGTGGCCAAACTGGTCCACCCGAACCTGGTTCGAATTCGTGGGTTCTATTGGGGAGTCGACGAGAAGCTTATCATCTATGATTTCGTTCCAAATGGCAGCCTCGCAAACGCACGTTACA GGAAGGTGGGTTCGTCGCCTTGTCATTTACCGTGGGAAGCGAGGCTCAAGATAGCGAAAGGGGTTGCCCGTGGGCTTGCGTACCTCCACGAAAAGAAGCACGTCCACGGGAACCTCAAGCCGACCAACATTCTCTTGGACACAGACATGGAGCCCCGGATTGGTGATTTTGGACTTGAGAGACTTTTGTCCGGCGACACAAGTTACAAAATTGGAAGCTCGATAAGAAATTTCGGAAGCAAGAGATCAACGGCTTCACGGGATAGCTTTCAGGATTTTGCACTTGGGCCTAGTCCAGGCCCAAGTCCGAGCCCTAGCTCTATGGGTACATCGCCTTATCATTGCCCCGAATCGCTTCGGAGCCTGAAGCCGAACCCAAAGTGGGATGTGTACTCATTTGGGGTGATATTGCTTGAGCTACTAACCGGGAAAGTTGTGGTTGTGGATGAGGCAGTGCAGGGTCCTGGGCTTGTTGGAGTGGATGATAGTGGCAGGGCTTTCCGGATGGCAGATATGGCAATCAGAGGTGAATTGGAGGGCAAAGAGGAGGCCCTGTTGTCCTGCTTCAAGTTGGGGTACAATTGTGCGTCACCTGTCCCACAAAAGAGACCACCAATGAAAGAAGCTCTACAAGTCCTTGAGAAATTCCCATCTTCTGCTTCATCATCATATTATTATGCCCTCTAA
- the LOC137748826 gene encoding microtubule-associated protein RP/EB family member 1C-like, translated as MATNIGMMDGAYFVGRTEILAWINSTLHLNLSKVEEACSGAVHCQLMDAVHNGIVPMHKVNFDAKSEYEMIQNYKVLQDVFNKLKITKYIEVSKLVKGRPLDNLEFMQWMKRYCDSVNGGCMSNYNALERREACKGGKEACKVGKEGNKRGAQLQSSAKGAAATQRSQSSHTARRNDVAPSVNSTSQSGKTSRPSSSGGPTPPAYDEQITELKLSVDSLEKERDFYFAKLRDIEILCQSPEIEHLTVVAAVQKILYATDDNASVVAEAQAMLSGPPKEAEPLSPIIEASDEKASSETQKRKTYLNLDVDAAAMTTLSPKQRISDASDVHCSGSPLMTY; from the exons ATGGCGACGAATATTGGTATGATGGACGGTGCTTACTTCGTAGGCAGGACAGAGATCTTGGCATGGATCAACTCCACTCTCCATCTCAATCTCAGCAAAGTCGAAGAG GCTTGTTCCGGTGCCGTTCACTGCCAGCTCATGGATGCCGTTCATAATGGTATTGTGCCGATGCACAAGGTCAATTTTGATGCCAAGAGTGAGTACGAGATGATTCAGAACTACAAGGTCCTTCAGGACGTTTTCAACAAACTCAAAATCACCAAG tacattgaggTGAGCAAGCTCGTGAAAGGAAGGCCGCTTGATAATTTGGAGTTTATGCAGTGGATGAAACGATACTGCGATTCTGTCAATGGAGGCTGTATGAGCAA TTACAATGCTCTGGAAAGAAGAGAAGCTTGCAAAGGAGGGAAAGAAGCGTGCAAGGTTGGGAAAGAAGGAAATAAGAGAGGTGCCCAATTGCAATCATCAGCTAAAGGTGCAGCAGCTACCCAAAGATCTCAGTCCTCCCACACTGCTCGAAGAAATGATGTAGCACCTTCTGTGAACTCCACAAGTCAATCAGGGAAGACCTCGAGGCCTTCTTCTAGTGGAGGCCCTACTCCCCCTGCATATGATGAACAG ATCACGGAGTTGAAGCTCTCGGTGGATAGCCTTGAGAAGGAGCGGGATTTCTACTTTGCAAAGCTCAGGGATATTGAGATACTTTGCCAGAGTCCTGAGATTGAACACCTAACT GTTGTTGCTGCTGTACAGAAAATTCTATATGCAACTGATGATAATGCATCGGTGGTGGCAGAAGCTCAAGCCATGCTGTCTGGCCCCCCAAAGGAAGCGGAGCCCTTGAGTCCAATCATTGAAGCTTCAGACGAGAAGGCAAGTTCAGAGACGCAAAAGAGGAAAACTTACCTGAATCTCGACGTTGACGCTGCTGCCATGACGACATTATCTCCGAAACAAAGGATCTCCGACGCTTCTGATGTCCATTGCAGTGGGTCACCCCTTATGACTTACTGA
- the LOC137746633 gene encoding uncharacterized protein — MNAQAIKEIKEINAQHAKEAKVNTVDIRSSAGQGQEQRNVQVVHQPHPSAKTNTSGGVLTTAAAAVANTLQSAKDAISKND, encoded by the exons ATGAATGCACAAGCCATCAAG GAAATTAAGGAGATAAATGCACAGCATGCCAAGGAGGCGAAGGTGAACACAGTAGACATCCGGTCATCTGCGGGGCAAGGCCAAGAACAAAGGAATGTGCAGGTGGTTCACCAGCCGCATCCCTCCGCCAAGACAAATACCAGCGGCGGAGTCCTGACTACTGCTGCTGCTGCGGTGGCAAACACCCTTCAATCCGCCAAGGATGCCATCTCCAAAAATGACTAG